A single window of Nicotiana tomentosiformis chromosome 1, ASM39032v3, whole genome shotgun sequence DNA harbors:
- the LOC138904515 gene encoding uncharacterized protein: MVRGCPRLRRGAPPQITQAPRIQQGPQVFQAMVIAPVATPPTQPARGGGRAGRGHPRVRGHDRYHALPDMTEAVSSDSVITGIIPVCHRDASVLFDPYSTYSYVSSYFSPYVGISLDSLSSLVYVSTLVGYSIVVDRVYYSCLVVLGGFETRVNLLLLTMVDFDIILGMDWLSPYHSIFDSHTKTVTLAMSGLPQLEWRGTLDYVPSKVISFLKAQ, translated from the coding sequence ATGGTGAGGGGTTGccctagactcaggaggggtgcacctccacagattactCAGGCCCCACGTATCCAACAGGGTCCTCAGGTTTTTCAGGCCATGGTTatcgcaccagttgccactccacctacacagccagctagaggtggaggtcgggcaggtagaggtcatcctagagtaAGAGGCCATGACAGATATCATGCTCTTCCTGATATGACGGAGGCAGTTTCCTCCGactcagttatcacaggtattatcccggtttgtcatagagatgcatcagtcttatttgatccatattccacttattcctatgtatcatcttattttTCTCCATATGTGGGTATATCccttgattctttgagttctcttgtATATGTGTCTACACTTGTGGGatattccattgttgttgaccgtgtatattattcgtgtttagttgttcttggtggttttgagaccagagtcaaTTTATTGTTGCTCactatggtagattttgatattattttgggtatggactggttgtcgccctatcattcTATCTTTGACagtcacaccaagacggtgacgttggctatgtcaGGTTTGCCGcagttggagtggagaggtactcTAGATTACGTTCCTAGTAaggttatctcatttctaaaggctcaatga